In Camarhynchus parvulus chromosome 28, STF_HiC, whole genome shotgun sequence, the following proteins share a genomic window:
- the ABHD17A gene encoding alpha/beta hydrolase domain-containing protein 17A, whose protein sequence is MNGLSISQLCCLFCCPPCPSRIAAKLAFLPPEPTYAMVPEPEPVGSTGSLRGAAGRWKLHLKERADFQYSQRELDNIEVFVTKSSRGNRVGCMYVRCVPGARYTVLFSHGNAVDLGQMSSFYIGLGTRINCNIFSYDYSGYGVSTGRPSERNLYSDIDAAWQALRTRYGISPENIILYGQSIGTVPTVDLASRYECAAIVLHSPLTSGMRVAFPDTKKTYWFDAFPNIEKISKITSPVLIIHGTEDEVIDFSHGLALFERCPKAVEPLWVDGAGHNDIELYSQYLERLRKFISQELASQRN, encoded by the exons ATGAACGGGCTGTCGATCAGCCAACTCTGCTGCCTCTTCTGCTGCCCGCCCTGCCCCAGCCGCATCGCGGCCAAGCTGGCCTTCCTGCCCCCGGAGCCCACCTACGCCATGGTGCCCGAGCCCGAGCCCGTGGGCAGCACGGGCTCCCTGCGCGGTGCCGCGGGCCGCTGGAAGCTGCACCTGAAGGAGAGGGCGGATTTCCAGTACTCCCAGCGGGAGCTGGACAACATCGAGGTGTTCGTCACCAAGAGCAGCCGGGGCAACCGCGTCGGCTGCATGTACGTCCGCTGCGTGCCCGGCGCCAG GTACACGGTGCTCTTCTCCCATGGCAACGCCGTGGACCTGGGGCAGATGAGCAGCTTCTACATCGGGCTGGGCACCCGCATCAACTGCAACATCTTCTCCTACGACTACTCTGGCTACGGCGTGAGCACGGGCCGGCCCTCCGAGCGCAACCTCTACTCCGACATCGACGCCGCGTGGCAGGCGCTGCGCACACG GTACGGGATCAGCCCAGAGAACATCATTTTGTACGGACAGAGCATCGGCACCGTGCCCACGGTTGACCTGGCCTCGCGCTACGAGTGCGCGGCCATCGTGCTGCACTCCCCGCTCACCTCCGGCATGCGCGTCGCCTTCCCCGACACCAAGAAGACCTACTGGTTCGATGCCTTCCCCAA CATCGAGAAGATCTCCAAAATCACCTCTCCTGTGCTCATCATCCACGGTACAGAGGACGAAGTCATCGACTTCTCGCACGGCCTGGCGCTGTTTGAGCGCTGCCCCAAGGCCGTGGAGCCGCTGTGGGTGGACGGGGCCGGGCACAATGACATTGAACTCTACAGCCAGTACCTCGAGCGCCTTCGGAAATTCATCTCCCAGGAGCTGGCCAGCCAACGCAACTAG